Part of the Falco cherrug isolate bFalChe1 chromosome 1, bFalChe1.pri, whole genome shotgun sequence genome, GATGATGGGCTTTTGGAAACTTCAGCTGCCAACCCAGTGTGCGGTGAGTGCAGCGGGTGCAATGGGTGTAGCGGGTGCAGCAGGTGCAATGGGTGCAATGGGTGTAGTGGGTGCAATAGGTGCAATAGGTGCAGAGGGTGCAGTGGGTGCAATGGGTGCAATGGGTGTAGTGGGTGCAATGGGTGCAATAGATGCAGAGGGTGCAGTGGGTGCAATGGGTGCAAGTAGGTGCAGTGGGTGCAATGGGTACAGCAGGTGTAGTGGGTGCAATGGGTGCAAGTAGGTGCAGTGGGTGCAATGGGTACAGCAGGTGCAGTGGGTGCAACAAGCAAACAAGCTCAGCTTGCTGCTTGCTGAGCTCTGCCCAGCCTTGGCCAAAGCTCCTCATTCCCAGTTTCTCCAGCCCCACATGGATGTGAGCCAGGGTGGCTCCCACAGCCTGCGCCAGGCTGTTCCCCAAACCCCTGTCACCCCCCGGTGCCGGTGCCAACCCTGAGCGCTCTCATCCATCGCCCAGCCCACACAGGGAATACTTCATTTTTACTGTGCTCTCGGCACAGCTCTCCTGACCTGTGCCGGCTGCTTTGGGAAATGGATTTCTCGCTGCCATGAGCATTGCCTCTGGTTAATTTAGACCCAGGTCAAGAGGATGATGGAGACCAGGTGCTCTCTACCCTCCAGCGTAGGGCTGGGGGGGCATCCCAAAAATTCACCCCAAGGCAAGATGAgcccatgcagctgctttttgggGTCTGGGGGTGCAGACCTCCCCGATGCCTGGGATCAGCTCTGGTTGGGGTCATCCATGGCATGAAAGCGATGGCTTGGGGGTCCCACAGAGCCTTGGGGATGGTCACCAGTGCTGTCCCACCCACCTGGGCACAGCCATCCCCCTCCAGAACCAGCAACCATCCCTGTAACCCACCAGCAGCCTCCCCGGCTCTGTAGCAGCACGAGCAAGGCTTTTCCAGCCCGATCTATTAACAAGCCGTTAAGGGGAGAGGAGTTCATTTTTGCCATTTAACATTTCACGGATAATTAATTATTCTTCATCTTCCcagcaaaaaaggaagagcaggtAGAGGGGctgttcaaagcaaaaaaaaagcaagctgaaacCCGGGGAAAGTGGTGAATTATTTGTAACATCAAAGGTGAGGGAGGATGTGCTGATTTAATGGGGCAGCACACggtgcagagccctgggcaTCACAGCGACGCTAAGACCGGTGCCCACTAGTTGCATTAGTGGTCCTGGCAGCGGCGTGGGTGAGCGGCCTGAGGGGGAGCCTGGTCCTTGCCTGTGCCCCACGTCTACCTCCCCTCACCTCCCCATCACTGTtagctgccagctctgcctttgcatGATGCCAGGGTGTCCCCGTGACCCAGCTGGGGGGACACGTTGGGGGGGCCTGGAAATCCCCACTGGGGGCGTCCTATGCTCCCCAATGCTTCATCCATCACTGGAGgcaagcagcaaaataaataatgatatttaacatttcataaTAACGACAATTAACCAGTAAATAATGCCTTTTACACCATGAAAGCCAGAGTAAATTAATTCCCCTAATTAGCTGTCAGGCGGCACAGGGCAGTGGCGGCAAGGCAAAACTGGCAGACTGCATTATCCCCCCCCCAGGCATCGCTGAGTGTCCCCAAACCCTGAATCACATCCCAGAATTTTGCAGGCTTGCAAAATCCACCACCACCAGTGGAACATGGGGCTCCGCATCacatcccagctgctctggcGAGCCCTAAATCACGCCTAtctcctgttaaaaaaaaataacaacaacaacaaaagatgGCAACAAAATAGTTTATGGCCATAATAAATTGTgccagagttaaaaaaaaacaaaaaccaaacaaccctaCCTTGAAGCCAGCGGCGGGTTTCCCATTGGCACACAAAAATGGGAGCGTTCCTGAGCCCCTGTCCCGCCGCGGTCAGAGCCGGCAGTGactgggggggagggaaaggggggtTTATTTGGAACAATTTTCCATCCCGTTTATCCCACCCACTCACGCTGATCTtactggcagggctggggggacccCGCTGCAGTGGGGGTGATGGTGGTGGAGGGATGCGGTGCtctggggggggctgggctggggggctggtgctggtggtccctgtgctgtgctggggccagggctTGCCGTGTGCCAAGGTGGGATCCTAACACCCATCGGGTGATGTGGGGGTGGCTGTGGAAggagggggcagcccccccacGCTGCCGGCTGTGCCATCGCTGCCGGACAAGCTGCCTTCCTTGGCAGGACCGGGTGCTGGCATCagtgggggagtgggggtgcTCCTGCCCGGCCAGCGCTGAGGCGTGGGAAGGATGTGGCCCCCGCATGcccctgctgtccccatggggctggagggcagccaaGGCTCCGCCATCCGCTCGGACCGGCTGGActctgccctgtccctccccttggctcagctcctggctgctTGCAGGgataaggacagggacagggacagacatggctgccaccagccagccccaccAGGCCACCTACGATGCCATTGTCATCGGAGCTGGCATCCAGGGCTCCTTCGCTGCCTACCACCTGGCCCAGCGCCACAGGAACACCctcctgctggagcaggtaccagtgtccccagccctgccatgtCCCCGGCCCTGTTGTGTCCCCATCCCATTGTGTCCCCATCCTTGATGTGCTGGGGTGGGTACCTGCAGACCTGGCTGCCTTCTGCCATGGCACAGAGCGGAGCCATCGCTGGCACCCCTGGTCCCTAGTGCCAGCACCCCTGTGTCCCCAGTGCCAGGACCCTCACATCCCCAGCGCCAGGACCCTCACGTCCCCGGTGCCAGCACTCCcgtgtccccagcaccaggacaTTCACATCCCCAGTGCCAGGACCCTCACATTCCCAGTGCCAGCACTCCcgtgtccccagcaccaggacCCCATTTCCTGCTGTGTCCCAGCGCCGTGGCCGGCAGGGCAGGCTGTGTCCCCAGGtgcctgctgtggcacagcaccGATGCATGTGGGGCCCAGCGGGGTTGGCAGCAGGCGCAGTCACCCCCACATCCCCCGTGTCCCACAGTTCATCCTGCCCCACTCGCGGGGCAGCTCGCACGGGCAGAGCCGCATCACCCGCAGCGCCTACCCCCGCGTGCCCTACGCCCGCATGATGCCCGACTGCTTCCACCTCTGGCAGCGGCTGGAGGCTGAGGCTGGCATCAGCCTCTACAGGTGACGGGGACAGGGACGCAGCCCCCACCGGGCACCGTCCCCTCcccgcggggctgggctgggggctgtggctgctgccctggtgggatgcagcactgggcaggatgaggccactctggcaggcagctgctcttGGTGATTTATGTGGCTCAGTAAAGGAAGCGCCGTTAAGGAAATGAGCATCTAAACAAATCTTTGCTGCCAGGGTCAGGGCTGATGGCACTTGCTGTaattaggggggggggggcaaagcATGATGCCAGTGTTCAGACCCTCTGCATGCACCACCCCACGTGCCCTGCCCGTATCACCCAGCACCCCATCCCAGCACATCCTGAGCATCACCGgtgctgctgtgcctcagtttcccccagAGGCAAAGCAAGGGGTGGGTTTGCACAGgaaaggggagcagggggagctgACATGGCTGGTGGGATGCAGGCGAAcggggctggtggtgctggggccAGCGGGCAACCCGGAGCTGGAGAGCTGCCGGCGCAGCCTGGGTGCCGACCAGGTCCTTGACACCGTGACGCTGGCCTGGCGCTTTCCTGGCCTGCAGCTCCACGCTGGTGAGGTGGCTTTGTGGGACCACACCGGCGGGGTGCTCTTCGCTGACCGGGCACTGCGGGCagtgcaggtgggtgctgctgaggggatgggatgggggtgTCCCCTGGCTCTGTTCCCACAGACCCTCCTGTCACCATCCTCACCCAGGAGGTCTTTTGCCGGCACGGGGGGACCCTGCGGGATGGGGAGAAGGTGCTGCACATTGAACCCGGGGCTGTGctcaccatcaccaccaccactgggGTGTACCGAGCCCCCCGGCTCATCATCGCGGCTGGAGCCTGGACCAGTGACCTTGTGGCACCCCTGGGTCTCCGCCTGCCGCTGCAGGTAAGGGTTGGTGGCACCGTGGGGTGGGGTGGCCGCGGCCGGAGCTAACGTGGTGACCCCAGCCCCTGCGCATCGACGTCTGCTACTGGAAG contains:
- the PIPOX gene encoding peroxisomal sarcosine oxidase, encoding MAATSQPHQATYDAIVIGAGIQGSFAAYHLAQRHRNTLLLEQFILPHSRGSSHGQSRITRSAYPRVPYARMMPDCFHLWQRLEAEAGISLYRRTGLVVLGPAGNPELESCRRSLGADQVLDTVTLAWRFPGLQLHAGEVALWDHTGGVLFADRALRAVQEVFCRHGGTLRDGEKVLHIEPGAVLTITTTTGVYRAPRLIIAAGAWTSDLVAPLGLRLPLQPLRIDVCYWKEKDPASPSAGRAGPCFITLGLPQAPRSIYGLPALEYPGLVKVCYHHGSPADPEERDRAPPGVPHPYVTLLSNFISSYLPRLEPQPAVVETCLYTNTPDEDFILDRHPKFSNIIIGAGFSGHGFKLAPVVGKLLCELSLGEEPSHSTAPFAITRFPGVLRAAL